In Pelosinus sp. UFO1, one genomic interval encodes:
- a CDS encoding bifunctional 2-keto-4-hydroxyglutarate aldolase/2-keto-3-deoxy-6-phosphogluconate aldolase → MDKEIVIKRLCEESLVVVVRGANHEEARKTVTACVAGGIKLIEVTFTIPGAHQLMAELAEEYKGTDVMIGAGTVLDPTTARLAILSGAEFVVSPCLDVETVKLCNKYRVPVMPGIMTVREAVLAMEAGADILKAFPGEMMGPKFVKALKGPLPHARLMPTGGVDIDNVGEWLKAGCVAVGVGGNLTRGAATGDYALVTETARRFVAAVQKAKEEVG, encoded by the coding sequence ATGGATAAAGAGATTGTAATAAAGAGACTTTGCGAAGAAAGTTTAGTAGTTGTTGTACGTGGTGCAAACCATGAAGAAGCACGTAAAACAGTAACAGCTTGCGTTGCAGGTGGCATCAAGTTAATTGAAGTTACTTTTACCATTCCAGGAGCACACCAGCTTATGGCTGAACTGGCAGAGGAATATAAGGGTACAGACGTAATGATAGGTGCAGGAACAGTGTTAGATCCTACAACTGCAAGATTAGCTATTTTAAGTGGTGCTGAGTTTGTTGTATCTCCTTGCCTTGACGTGGAAACAGTAAAACTTTGTAACAAATATCGTGTACCGGTAATGCCGGGAATCATGACAGTGCGTGAAGCAGTGTTAGCTATGGAAGCAGGAGCAGATATTTTAAAAGCATTCCCAGGAGAAATGATGGGGCCTAAATTTGTGAAAGCATTAAAAGGGCCATTACCTCATGCACGTCTAATGCCAACAGGTGGTGTGGACATAGATAATGTTGGAGAATGGCTTAAAGCTGGTTGTGTAGCAGTAGGGGTTGGCGGTAATTTAACACGAGGTGCCGCTACTGGTGATTATGCCTTGGTTACAGAAACAGCACGCCGCTTTGTAGCAGCTGTCCAGAAAGCAAAAGAAGAAGTAGGATAA
- a CDS encoding sugar phosphate isomerase/epimerase produces MSKDIVINLLVFADAVSKGTRQVELFSKVASLGVKKVEVRREWIKDFAVELPQMRSKAAELGLEVYYSIPAVLFKKGKLDRGGLLEVLHEARVLNATRVKFAVGEFDDTAQKELFDLKNVLSGHTVLVTVEGDQSPANGRVETILGLMEACRKNNIPVYATYDVGNFVFVGQEPLYNAVKLYPFVRYIHLKDVEMTLQGPQVRSLDGGHINWRAALSLLPKDVPVGIEFPCGEEPEELLLKTIEKIQQVSKS; encoded by the coding sequence ATGTCGAAAGATATTGTGATTAACCTATTAGTTTTTGCTGATGCTGTTAGTAAGGGAACGAGACAGGTTGAGCTTTTCTCTAAAGTAGCGTCTTTAGGCGTGAAAAAAGTAGAAGTGCGGCGCGAATGGATTAAGGACTTTGCCGTGGAACTACCGCAAATGCGCAGTAAAGCAGCGGAACTTGGTCTGGAAGTATATTATTCGATTCCAGCGGTGCTGTTTAAAAAAGGTAAATTAGATCGTGGTGGTTTGCTCGAGGTGCTCCACGAAGCAAGAGTACTTAATGCTACACGCGTTAAATTCGCTGTAGGTGAGTTTGATGATACCGCTCAAAAAGAATTGTTTGATCTTAAGAATGTACTTAGTGGGCATACTGTGCTTGTCACTGTAGAGGGTGATCAATCTCCTGCCAATGGCAGAGTTGAGACCATTTTAGGATTAATGGAAGCATGCCGCAAAAATAATATTCCTGTATATGCTACCTATGATGTAGGTAACTTTGTTTTTGTTGGTCAAGAGCCACTTTATAATGCAGTAAAACTTTATCCTTTTGTTCGTTATATTCATTTAAAAGACGTGGAAATGACGCTTCAAGGACCTCAAGTACGCAGCTTAGATGGTGGTCATATTAACTGGCGGGCAGCTCTTAGCCTATTGCCTAAGGATGTACCTGTAGGCATCGAGTTTCCTTGTGGGGAAGAACCAGAGGAATTATTACTAAAAACAATTGAAAAGATACAACAGGTAAGCAAATCATAA
- a CDS encoding sugar kinase encodes MSKILTIGEPMALFVAQQEGALKDVEHFSRFVAGAEVNFSIGMVRLEHQVTYITKLGDDPFGKQIEEFLQQNGIDTSYATYDANYFTGMQWKQKVTTGDPQVFSLRRNSAASHMDLSTIAELNWDGFDHIHLTGIPPALSAGCRQVVYELIKQAREKGVQISYDPNLRPGLWPDKAEMASVVNDLACLADIVIPGIEEGKLLTGKETVQEIADAYHAAGVKTVVIKLGAEGAYTSSEGQHFYTPGFRVEKVVDTVGAGDGFAVGLVSALLEGLSLQEAVRRAAAIGALAVMSPGDNDGLPTRKGLSAFMAQK; translated from the coding sequence ATGAGCAAAATACTTACAATTGGCGAACCTATGGCACTTTTTGTAGCACAGCAGGAAGGTGCATTGAAAGATGTAGAACATTTTTCGCGGTTTGTTGCGGGTGCTGAAGTTAACTTTTCTATCGGTATGGTACGTTTAGAACATCAAGTTACTTATATTACAAAACTAGGTGATGATCCTTTCGGTAAACAGATAGAAGAATTTTTACAACAAAATGGTATTGATACTTCTTATGCTACCTACGATGCAAATTATTTTACTGGTATGCAGTGGAAGCAGAAAGTTACGACTGGTGACCCTCAAGTTTTTTCTTTACGCAGAAATTCAGCAGCTTCTCACATGGATTTAAGTACAATCGCTGAACTTAATTGGGATGGATTTGACCATATCCATTTGACAGGTATTCCTCCGGCACTTTCAGCTGGATGCCGGCAGGTTGTATATGAATTGATTAAACAAGCCAGGGAAAAAGGAGTACAAATCTCCTATGATCCCAACTTACGTCCTGGTCTTTGGCCAGATAAAGCAGAAATGGCAAGTGTAGTTAACGATTTAGCATGCCTTGCTGATATTGTGATTCCAGGTATTGAAGAAGGAAAATTGCTTACTGGTAAAGAAACTGTACAAGAAATCGCCGATGCTTATCATGCTGCTGGTGTGAAGACTGTTGTAATAAAATTAGGTGCCGAGGGCGCTTATACAAGTTCAGAGGGGCAACATTTTTACACACCGGGATTTAGAGTGGAAAAAGTGGTAGATACAGTAGGCGCAGGTGATGGTTTTGCTGTTGGCTTGGTGAGCGCTCTATTAGAAGGCTTGTCCTTGCAAGAGGCTGTAAGACGTGCAGCTGCAATTGGTGCATTGGCAGTTATGTCTCCTGGTGATAATGATGGACTGCCTACTAGAAAAGGTCTATCAGCTTTTATGGCACAAAAATAA
- a CDS encoding IclR family transcriptional regulator — MAGKIEVQSLHRAFDILEVIGNSRNPISIKKITEDTGLPKSTVYRLLNNLENRNYAFCDHNGNYRLGYQLLMMSQWAEKEFEIKHLAKEFLESLNEFTKETVHLAILQKKRVLYVDTVESPHPSRLVAKLGTTNSVHCTALGKVLLLHHTDAEILAILEEEGMEKRTENTLTKPLDYLKEMEDVRKLGYALDKQESEMEGRCIGAPIYDKAGKVIAAISISGIATRFSLDFIEKEVVDKLLDSTLRISRILGYVG; from the coding sequence ATGGCGGGAAAAATAGAAGTGCAATCATTGCACAGGGCATTTGATATATTAGAGGTAATTGGTAATAGCCGAAATCCCATTAGTATAAAAAAAATTACTGAAGATACGGGACTACCGAAATCTACCGTTTACCGCTTGTTAAATAATCTTGAGAATAGGAACTATGCTTTCTGTGATCACAACGGGAATTACCGACTTGGGTACCAACTATTGATGATGAGTCAGTGGGCAGAAAAAGAGTTTGAGATTAAACACTTGGCAAAAGAGTTTTTAGAGTCACTGAATGAGTTTACGAAGGAAACAGTCCACTTAGCTATCTTACAGAAAAAGCGAGTTTTATATGTAGATACGGTAGAAAGTCCTCACCCCTCACGTTTAGTTGCTAAACTAGGAACGACTAATTCTGTACATTGTACTGCTCTTGGCAAAGTTCTGCTACTGCATCATACAGATGCAGAGATACTTGCTATTCTTGAAGAAGAAGGTATGGAAAAGAGGACGGAAAATACCCTGACGAAACCTCTTGATTATCTTAAAGAGATGGAAGATGTTCGAAAGTTAGGTTATGCCTTAGATAAGCAAGAAAGCGAAATGGAAGGAAGATGTATTGGCGCCCCTATTTATGATAAGGCAGGAAAGGTTATTGCTGCGATTAGCATCTCAGGAATTGCCACTCGCTTCTCTCTTGATTTTATTGAAAAAGAAGTAGTCGATAAATTGTTAGATAGTACATTGCGTATTTCTCGTATTTTAGGCTATGTGGGATAA
- a CDS encoding sodium:solute symporter family protein: MNIQLVIIILYICVLFGISIYVKRRTESSTGFLFAGRKLTTLLVATNIAGTAIGAASTIGVAENAYQYGIAAGWYNVAWAAGAVLMAMVAAEKYREMDCTTIPELFERYYDKKGRAISVLGMITIQLVITSLQYLAGGAILSSLLPGIFSFQGGMITSAIVFIGTTLIGGLWSSGLSNILSVTLIYIGVLISTVTTVSNQGGLSNLAASLPSNVDWFSPLGGLGLATIVGWFAVMMTQTITAQGPVQVACSAVDGKAAKKGFLWGALLIFPVGFLCAIMGMAARVAHPGMNATLALPQMIMGLDPIISGLTLAALWAADVATACHILLAAGTLFSQDIYKRFINPSVSDEKYTIINRSSILGLGIATLWFAFNAVGIVKTMLIGLSLTTAFTLVFLFTMFAPNFCRRNSAFYTTLAGMITLFAWQMFPSIQIFAHPIYMEWLVCLVTFFIVAIVDNEKITVIQKREAA; the protein is encoded by the coding sequence ATGAATATTCAACTCGTAATCATTATTCTTTATATTTGTGTTTTGTTTGGGATTAGTATTTATGTTAAACGCAGGACGGAAAGTAGTACCGGTTTTCTCTTTGCTGGACGCAAGCTTACCACACTGCTAGTGGCAACGAACATTGCGGGTACGGCGATTGGCGCAGCATCGACGATTGGTGTTGCAGAAAATGCCTATCAATATGGTATTGCTGCTGGATGGTACAATGTAGCCTGGGCTGCAGGAGCTGTATTAATGGCAATGGTGGCAGCAGAAAAGTACCGGGAGATGGATTGTACGACGATACCGGAATTATTTGAACGTTATTATGATAAAAAAGGGCGAGCAATTAGTGTTTTAGGAATGATCACCATTCAGTTGGTGATTACCTCACTTCAATATCTTGCGGGCGGAGCTATCTTGTCTTCGCTTTTACCTGGTATATTTTCCTTCCAGGGGGGCATGATAACCAGTGCCATAGTATTTATTGGCACGACATTGATTGGTGGCTTATGGTCATCAGGTTTGTCCAATATTTTAAGTGTGACTTTAATTTACATTGGTGTGCTGATTAGCACGGTGACGACTGTTTCTAATCAAGGTGGTTTATCCAATCTGGCGGCCTCTTTACCCTCTAATGTAGACTGGTTTAGTCCTCTTGGTGGATTGGGATTAGCGACGATTGTTGGTTGGTTTGCTGTTATGATGACGCAAACGATTACGGCCCAGGGGCCTGTACAGGTTGCTTGTTCGGCAGTAGATGGAAAGGCTGCGAAAAAGGGATTTTTGTGGGGGGCACTTTTAATTTTCCCCGTAGGTTTTTTGTGTGCCATTATGGGAATGGCAGCTAGGGTTGCACATCCAGGTATGAATGCAACATTAGCGCTTCCTCAAATGATTATGGGATTAGACCCTATCATTTCTGGACTGACATTGGCGGCATTATGGGCAGCGGATGTTGCCACTGCTTGCCATATTTTACTAGCTGCAGGGACCTTGTTTTCTCAAGATATTTACAAACGTTTCATTAATCCTAGTGTAAGTGATGAAAAATACACAATCATCAATCGATCTTCTATTTTAGGATTAGGAATCGCTACCTTGTGGTTTGCCTTTAATGCTGTAGGTATTGTGAAGACGATGCTAATTGGTCTTAGTCTCACAACAGCTTTTACCTTGGTATTTTTATTTACTATGTTTGCACCAAACTTCTGTCGTCGAAATTCTGCCTTTTATACGACGCTGGCAGGTATGATAACATTGTTTGCTTGGCAAATGTTCCCCTCAATTCAGATTTTTGCCCATCCCATCTACATGGAGTGGTTGGTTTGCCTTGTTACTTTCTTTATCGTTGCCATCGTAGATAACGAAAAAATTACAGTCATACAAAAGAGGGAGGCAGCCTAA
- the kduD gene encoding 2-dehydro-3-deoxy-D-gluconate 5-dehydrogenase KduD → MSMFDLTGKVAIVTGAAMGLGQGMAAALAKAGADIVSVGLGDNTETKALIEATGRKFLAVDANLMSIEVIPAVIDQVVATFGRLDILVNCAGTIRRADAIDFTEKDWDDVMDLNLKTVFFFSQAAAKQFIKQGQGGKIINIASMLSFQGGIRVPSYTGSKSGVMGITRLMANEWAKYNINANAIAPGYMATANTAPIRADEQRNAEIVNRIPAGRWGLPQDLEGPVVFLAAPASDYVNGYTVAVDGGWLAR, encoded by the coding sequence ATGAGCATGTTTGATTTAACGGGAAAAGTGGCCATTGTCACTGGTGCAGCTATGGGACTAGGTCAAGGGATGGCTGCTGCTTTAGCAAAAGCTGGAGCAGATATTGTTAGTGTAGGTTTAGGTGATAATACTGAAACAAAAGCATTAATCGAAGCTACAGGTAGAAAATTTTTGGCTGTAGATGCGAACTTGATGAGCATTGAAGTGATTCCTGCTGTAATTGATCAAGTCGTTGCTACTTTTGGCAGACTTGATATCTTAGTTAACTGTGCTGGTACCATTCGTCGTGCCGATGCAATTGACTTCACGGAAAAAGACTGGGATGATGTTATGGATCTTAACCTCAAAACCGTATTCTTTTTCAGCCAAGCGGCAGCAAAACAATTTATTAAGCAAGGCCAAGGCGGTAAGATTATTAATATCGCTTCCATGTTATCCTTCCAAGGTGGTATTCGCGTACCTTCCTATACTGGTAGCAAAAGCGGCGTAATGGGAATTACTCGTCTAATGGCGAATGAATGGGCTAAATATAATATTAATGCCAATGCAATCGCACCTGGTTATATGGCTACTGCCAATACAGCTCCGATTCGCGCTGACGAACAACGTAATGCTGAAATTGTCAATCGTATTCCAGCTGGACGTTGGGGCTTGCCGCAAGATTTAGAAGGACCTGTTGTGTTCTTGGCAGCACCTGCTTCTGACTATGTGAATGGCTACACTGTAGCTGTTGACGGAGGATGGTTAGCTCGTTAG
- the kduI gene encoding 5-dehydro-4-deoxy-D-glucuronate isomerase, with translation MDVRHNVHPEDAKHYTTEELRNRFLIQELFVPNEVKMVYSHVDRMITGGVCPVQPVVLEAGAGMGVDYFLERREMGIINIGNPGTVTIDGVKHDLSTTDGLYIGMGAKEISFSSADASKPAKFYFNSSPAHKTYPTVKIEKTEITPNHLGSITQSNDRNIYKYIHPQGVKSCQLVMGMTVLEPGNMWNSMPCHTHDRRMEVYLYFNLPEDAVVFHYMGEPTETRHVVMRNEQAIISPSWSIHSGVGTQSYTFIWGMAGENQTFDDMDHVAMKTLK, from the coding sequence ATGGATGTCAGACATAACGTTCATCCAGAGGATGCAAAGCATTATACAACTGAGGAATTAAGAAATCGATTTTTAATCCAAGAGCTATTTGTGCCAAATGAAGTGAAAATGGTATACAGTCACGTTGACCGGATGATAACTGGTGGTGTATGTCCTGTTCAACCTGTAGTGCTTGAAGCAGGAGCTGGAATGGGCGTTGATTATTTCCTAGAAAGACGGGAGATGGGAATAATTAATATTGGTAATCCAGGTACTGTTACCATTGATGGTGTGAAACATGACCTTAGTACAACGGATGGCTTATACATTGGTATGGGTGCAAAAGAAATTAGTTTTTCAAGTGCAGATGCCAGCAAACCAGCTAAATTTTATTTTAATAGTTCACCAGCCCATAAAACTTATCCAACAGTGAAAATTGAAAAAACGGAAATCACTCCGAATCATCTTGGCTCCATAACACAGTCAAATGATCGTAATATATATAAGTATATTCATCCACAAGGGGTGAAAAGCTGTCAATTGGTGATGGGAATGACAGTTCTTGAACCAGGAAATATGTGGAATTCTATGCCTTGTCACACGCATGATCGCCGTATGGAAGTGTATTTGTACTTTAATCTTCCAGAAGATGCTGTTGTATTCCATTATATGGGTGAACCAACAGAAACCAGACATGTAGTAATGCGAAATGAACAAGCAATTATTTCACCTAGCTGGTCAATTCATTCTGGCGTAGGTACACAAAGTTATACTTTCATTTGGGGTATGGCAGGAGAAAATCAAACTTTCGATGATATGGATCATGTTGCTATGAAAACACTGAAATAA
- a CDS encoding sigma-54-dependent Fis family transcriptional regulator, translating into MTINNSYQDYTLPDWKKFIMGEKGQYSTRSLIIESWTRCYKASVNPYGNIIHSKLEEAAMFSMLLEKRELIEIAKPFMMNLYSFVEGSGFVVALTDERGYIMEMFGDEDTLNNPMTSNFFQGALWSEREGTNAIGTALMIKEAVQVSGAEHYCQKHHCLTCSAAPIFNPTGQVIGILDMSGASYTSHLHTLGMVAAAAEAITAQLAIQRKNRELAEANKRLTNLFNTMSDGVLMVDECGIIKQINPAAKDILSTIEHEIVGMPMDRLFGNKNVIAQLMLHSKESYEEIECIVDTKNSMFHCLASGEPLLDEQGRVIGGVILLRPKPTQNLENRFSGYQVTLQFGDVIGESAAIVEAIRVASLAAPTASTILLQGESGTGKEIFAQAIHNRSKQRNGPFVAMNCGVIPKDLIGSELFGYAEGAFTGAKRGGKPGKFEFASGGTLFLDEIGDMPLEQQIALLRVLQEKNITRIGSDKMIPINTRIICATNKNLMEEVKKGTFRQDLYYRLNVITVNIPPLRERKVDIPLLFTNFLERIGRERNCKFCVDPQVIECLQQFDWPGNVRELQNVVERAVSLSGTEMITAVHLPIEICAGINPPVALETIFSQALKGNFGRIERKKILENAEKQQIILFLTKHGGNVSEVARELKISRNTLYRKMHLYGVEN; encoded by the coding sequence ATGACGATTAACAATAGTTATCAAGATTATACTCTTCCCGATTGGAAAAAGTTTATCATGGGAGAAAAGGGCCAGTATTCCACTCGTTCGCTAATCATTGAATCCTGGACGCGTTGTTATAAGGCTAGTGTTAACCCCTATGGAAATATAATCCATAGCAAATTAGAGGAAGCAGCCATGTTTTCTATGCTCTTAGAGAAGCGAGAGCTTATAGAGATAGCCAAACCTTTTATGATGAATCTATATTCCTTTGTTGAGGGCTCTGGATTTGTAGTTGCTTTAACTGATGAGCGGGGCTATATAATGGAAATGTTCGGTGATGAAGATACATTGAACAATCCTATGACGAGCAATTTTTTTCAAGGAGCTTTGTGGAGTGAAAGAGAAGGTACCAATGCCATTGGAACCGCTTTAATGATAAAAGAAGCCGTTCAGGTTTCAGGGGCAGAACACTATTGCCAAAAACATCACTGCCTAACTTGTTCTGCAGCACCCATTTTTAATCCTACAGGACAAGTAATTGGAATTTTGGATATGTCGGGTGCCTCCTATACTTCCCATCTGCATACGTTGGGTATGGTTGCTGCTGCTGCAGAAGCCATTACTGCGCAACTTGCCATACAACGAAAAAATCGAGAATTGGCAGAGGCGAATAAGCGTTTAACAAACCTTTTTAATACCATGTCTGATGGGGTATTGATGGTTGATGAATGTGGTATTATAAAACAAATTAACCCAGCTGCTAAAGATATTTTAAGCACAATAGAGCATGAAATAGTAGGAATGCCTATGGATCGTCTATTTGGCAACAAAAATGTAATAGCCCAGTTGATGCTGCATAGTAAAGAGTCTTATGAAGAGATCGAATGCATAGTTGATACGAAGAATAGTATGTTTCACTGCCTGGCATCTGGTGAGCCTTTACTAGATGAGCAAGGCCGAGTAATTGGTGGAGTTATTCTTTTGCGTCCGAAACCAACGCAAAATCTAGAGAATCGATTTAGTGGTTATCAAGTTACGTTGCAATTTGGTGATGTTATTGGTGAAAGCGCAGCGATAGTAGAAGCCATACGAGTGGCTTCGTTGGCAGCACCTACCGCCTCTACCATTCTTTTGCAAGGTGAGAGTGGTACAGGAAAAGAGATTTTTGCTCAGGCTATTCATAACCGGAGTAAACAAAGGAATGGCCCCTTTGTAGCCATGAACTGCGGTGTTATACCTAAAGATTTAATTGGCAGTGAATTATTTGGTTATGCCGAAGGTGCCTTTACGGGTGCCAAACGAGGTGGTAAACCAGGGAAATTCGAATTTGCTTCTGGTGGTACTCTTTTTCTTGATGAAATAGGTGATATGCCTCTAGAGCAACAAATCGCATTACTAAGGGTATTGCAAGAGAAGAATATAACACGCATTGGTAGCGATAAGATGATTCCGATTAATACACGGATTATTTGTGCAACAAACAAAAACTTGATGGAAGAGGTAAAAAAAGGAACGTTTCGCCAAGATCTTTATTATCGACTAAATGTAATTACTGTCAATATTCCACCTCTTCGTGAGCGTAAGGTAGATATTCCCTTACTTTTTACTAATTTTTTAGAGCGAATTGGTAGGGAAAGGAATTGTAAGTTTTGTGTCGATCCTCAGGTAATAGAATGCTTACAGCAGTTTGATTGGCCGGGTAATGTGCGTGAATTACAAAATGTAGTAGAACGAGCTGTAAGTTTGTCTGGAACTGAGATGATTACAGCAGTGCATTTGCCAATTGAGATTTGTGCAGGAATAAACCCTCCAGTGGCGTTAGAAACTATATTTTCTCAGGCTCTAAAAGGGAATTTTGGCCGTATAGAGCGAAAAAAAATATTGGAAAATGCCGAGAAACAGCAAATTATATTGTTTTTAACAAAGCATGGTGGTAATGTGAGTGAAGTAGCTCGAGAACTGAAAATTTCTCGTAATACCCTTTATCGCAAGATGCATTTATATGGTGTAGAAAATTAA
- the kdgT gene encoding 2-keto-3-deoxygluconate transporter: protein MKIKQTIDRIPGGLMLVPLFLGAICHTFFPDSGKYFGSFTNGLITGTVPILAVWFFCMGAGIDIRATGTVLRKSGTLVLTKIAVAWVVAVIAAKILPGNGVQTGFFAGLSTLALIAAMDMTNGGLYASIMQQYGSKEEAGAFVLMSIESGPLVTMLIMGTSGLATFEPRLFVGAVLPFLVGFALGNLDSELREYFGKASNVMIPFFAFALGNTIDLNVIGKTGLLGVALGISVIIVTGIPLMLADKFIGGGNGTAGLAASSTAGAAVTNPLIIGEMLPEFKPAAQAATALVATSVIVTSVMVPILTAWWSNYMKEKEQAVKQA, encoded by the coding sequence ATGAAAATCAAACAAACGATTGATAGAATTCCTGGTGGCCTCATGCTGGTTCCTTTATTTTTGGGAGCGATTTGTCACACATTTTTTCCTGACTCTGGTAAATATTTCGGATCCTTTACGAATGGTTTAATTACTGGTACCGTACCCATCCTTGCCGTTTGGTTTTTCTGCATGGGTGCTGGTATTGATATTAGAGCTACAGGTACAGTACTAAGAAAATCAGGTACATTAGTATTGACTAAAATTGCCGTTGCTTGGGTTGTAGCAGTTATCGCAGCCAAGATTCTTCCGGGAAATGGGGTACAAACAGGATTTTTCGCTGGATTGTCTACTCTTGCATTAATTGCAGCGATGGATATGACCAATGGCGGTTTGTATGCTTCCATTATGCAACAATATGGATCAAAGGAAGAGGCAGGAGCGTTTGTCCTCATGTCAATTGAATCAGGTCCTTTAGTGACCATGCTTATTATGGGTACTTCTGGTTTAGCAACCTTTGAACCACGTTTATTTGTTGGTGCTGTTCTTCCTTTCTTAGTTGGTTTTGCATTAGGTAATTTAGATAGCGAACTAAGAGAATACTTTGGTAAGGCATCTAATGTTATGATTCCTTTCTTTGCGTTTGCGTTAGGTAATACAATTGATTTGAATGTAATTGGTAAAACTGGATTATTAGGAGTTGCATTAGGGATTTCCGTTATTATAGTTACAGGTATTCCATTGATGTTAGCTGATAAATTTATCGGTGGCGGAAATGGGACTGCAGGGCTTGCAGCATCCAGTACTGCAGGAGCAGCTGTTACCAATCCTCTCATTATTGGTGAAATGCTACCAGAATTTAAACCTGCTGCACAAGCTGCAACTGCGTTAGTTGCTACGTCAGTCATTGTGACATCCGTTATGGTTCCAATATTGACAGCTTGGTGGAGCAACTATATGAAAGAAAAAGAGCAAGCTGTAAAACAAGCATAA
- a CDS encoding RluA family pseudouridine synthase, translating to MKSFITYKVSKEHAGFTLEEYLKQILQYSGRKIQKLTRQKGIFLNGKKVFLQKKIKAEDTLRVLQSEDLSYGVEPEQGHIEILYEDDTMLVLHKPAYQLVHPTGQTTSGTLANYLAYLLKERGTISTVRPVHRLDRETSGCIIFAKDSRSQFILEQQLKAGTLKRTYWALVKGIVNPAAATINAPIGFHPTLANRRAINEKGEHAVTHYQTIQTLSSVSLLELHLETGRTHQIRIHLAHIGYPIIGDAMYGIRTSWMPRQALHAASITFRQVESNEEITVKAPLPQDFLEAVNFCTKENPF from the coding sequence ATGAAATCTTTTATTACCTATAAAGTATCCAAGGAGCATGCAGGTTTTACTCTTGAGGAATACCTAAAGCAAATCTTACAATATTCTGGAAGAAAAATTCAAAAGTTGACAAGACAAAAGGGTATTTTTTTAAATGGTAAAAAAGTTTTTCTGCAAAAAAAAATTAAGGCAGAAGATACATTACGAGTCCTACAATCTGAGGATTTGTCTTATGGGGTAGAACCTGAACAAGGTCATATCGAAATACTCTACGAAGACGATACCATGTTAGTCTTACATAAACCAGCCTATCAGCTCGTTCATCCTACAGGGCAAACCACTAGCGGTACATTAGCAAATTATCTTGCTTACTTGCTTAAAGAGCGAGGCACTATAAGCACAGTTCGCCCTGTACACCGACTAGATAGGGAAACTTCAGGTTGTATCATCTTCGCAAAGGATTCCCGTAGTCAATTCATCCTAGAACAGCAACTAAAGGCCGGAACCTTAAAACGTACCTATTGGGCTTTGGTAAAAGGAATCGTCAATCCAGCTGCTGCAACCATTAATGCCCCAATCGGTTTTCACCCCACCTTGGCCAACCGACGGGCGATAAACGAAAAAGGTGAGCATGCTGTCACTCACTACCAGACCATCCAAACATTATCCTCAGTTTCACTACTTGAATTACATTTAGAAACGGGTCGAACCCACCAAATTCGAATTCATTTAGCACATATTGGCTACCCGATTATAGGAGACGCCATGTACGGAATTCGCACGTCTTGGATGCCAAGGCAAGCTTTACATGCGGCTTCTATAACTTTTAGACAAGTAGAAAGCAATGAGGAAATTACAGTAAAAGCACCCCTACCGCAGGACTTTCTAGAGGCCGTCAACTTTTGTACAAAAGAAAATCCCTTTTAA
- a CDS encoding HutP family protein yields MEITSIVVGRAAMNMAISEDRQDEKEIQKRLNARDIRSVAVDFGGEYLVSVKKIIERAVVAAERQGLVSANHVGEGAVAGATHAALEQITPKAVGLNVGGKIGIARHGEHICVAVYFGVGVLNLNEVAVGLAHRSLASVEE; encoded by the coding sequence GTGGAAATTACGAGTATTGTTGTCGGTAGGGCAGCAATGAATATGGCGATTAGTGAGGATCGACAGGATGAGAAAGAGATCCAGAAGCGCTTGAACGCTCGTGATATCCGTTCTGTTGCTGTTGATTTTGGCGGTGAATATTTAGTATCCGTCAAAAAAATTATTGAACGGGCAGTGGTAGCTGCCGAACGTCAAGGATTGGTTAGTGCCAATCATGTCGGTGAAGGGGCTGTTGCTGGTGCGACACATGCGGCCTTAGAACAAATTACGCCGAAAGCAGTTGGGCTTAATGTGGGCGGAAAGATCGGGATCGCCCGCCATGGTGAACATATTTGCGTAGCAGTTTACTTTGGTGTGGGTGTTTTGAATCTTAACGAAGTAGCCGTAGGATTGGCGCATCGTTCTCTAGCGTCGGTAGAAGAATAG